In Desulfatibacillum aliphaticivorans DSM 15576, a genomic segment contains:
- a CDS encoding phage virion morphogenesis protein produces the protein MGVNQVISVDDAEVAGLLGKLLQRLGDLTPVMEVIGEIVHASILRNFEVGGRPAWQGLSDVTISRRIAEKKWPGQILVRSGELMRSISYQAFPDKVVLSANSIKAATLHFGARKGQFGQKVVRVKSFTRRDGVKVSSHNRKTTLPWGDIPARPFMMVQPEDWGEIRESLVDILEQA, from the coding sequence ATGGGCGTGAATCAGGTCATATCCGTGGATGACGCGGAGGTCGCTGGCCTGCTTGGCAAGCTGCTTCAGCGCCTGGGCGATCTGACGCCGGTCATGGAAGTCATCGGCGAAATCGTCCACGCAAGCATTCTGCGGAACTTCGAGGTCGGCGGCCGCCCAGCGTGGCAGGGGCTTTCGGACGTCACCATCTCCCGGCGCATTGCAGAAAAAAAATGGCCCGGCCAGATCCTGGTCAGGTCCGGGGAACTCATGCGGAGCATTTCCTACCAGGCCTTCCCGGACAAGGTGGTGCTTTCGGCCAACAGCATCAAGGCGGCCACGCTCCATTTCGGCGCCAGGAAAGGACAGTTCGGGCAAAAGGTTGTCCGGGTGAAATCGTTCACCCGCAGGGACGGCGTCAAGGTGAGTTCGCACAACAGGAAAACAACCCTGCCATGGGGCGACATCCCGGCCCGGCCGTTCATGATGGTGCAGCCCGAGGATTGGGGCGAAATCAGGGAGTCGCTCGTGGACATCCTGGAGCAGGCTTAA
- a CDS encoding phage head morphogenesis protein, whose translation MTEEQVTKKPEKNEVASIKKDIDLFAGWFGHLENPDPVLRTQAGGKGIRLYDEVDRDSHASSVLQTRALAVAGCELEVRPGSDDERGQEIADFVQEALGGFNFTQAIQELMQAVLFGFRVGEIMWTNRGGKWLPKKIIGKHPRRFAFTDERELRLLTPENMMDGEPVPDRKFLVFCYGDSDSPYGKGLGQKLWWSVWFKKHGIKYWMVFLEKFGMPTAVGKYPPNADQDAKDKLLATLDAIQNETCITIPEGMAAEFLEAKRGGKVTYETVCEYMDKQISKAVLGQTASTEGTPGKLGNEDSQEAVRQDILKADADLLAECLNESLIPWMVDYNYSGVTEYPRMWFRVEPEQDLKALAERDKTLTKEIGVRVDDDYWYETYNLPRPENAKDAQSPLYEYHFKYGTISKNEARDRLGLEPRPGGDELITPEAMQGIMAEAEKQNGAAEFAEAVIELSEESFQRDLDARADSRVKEAASLMEAWLGQISGFVRGAGSLKKAAAKIDSLSMDSASIAEALAASLMEADALGVESVESEADFSEAEWGPGTPFKEAMDYFRDKAFRIAGVASADLLAMVKAEILKAMEEGSTLENFMKAMPALFESKGYKALRPWRVNTIWRTNMQVSYQGGRFRQLTTPAMKAARPYWRYMAVLDASSRPEHAAMHGKIFRWDHPVWEKWYPPNGFNCRCTVVAVSAREIARNKWKVETVDPTNTLIEPVDPATGHTMPARYLIPDPGWANMPFKEAA comes from the coding sequence GCACCCAGGCGGGGGGCAAAGGCATCCGGCTGTACGATGAGGTGGACCGCGACTCCCACGCCTCCAGCGTTTTGCAAACCCGCGCCCTGGCCGTTGCCGGGTGCGAGCTTGAGGTCAGGCCAGGCTCGGATGATGAACGCGGCCAGGAAATAGCGGACTTTGTCCAGGAAGCCCTGGGCGGGTTTAACTTCACCCAGGCCATCCAGGAGTTGATGCAGGCCGTGCTTTTCGGGTTCCGCGTGGGAGAAATCATGTGGACCAACCGTGGCGGCAAATGGCTCCCGAAAAAGATCATCGGCAAGCACCCGCGCCGCTTCGCCTTTACCGACGAACGGGAGCTGCGGCTTCTCACCCCGGAAAACATGATGGACGGCGAGCCGGTTCCCGACCGCAAATTCCTGGTTTTCTGTTACGGCGATTCCGACTCGCCTTACGGCAAGGGCCTGGGCCAAAAGCTCTGGTGGAGCGTCTGGTTTAAAAAGCACGGCATCAAATACTGGATGGTTTTCCTGGAAAAATTCGGCATGCCCACGGCCGTTGGCAAATACCCGCCCAACGCCGACCAGGACGCCAAGGACAAGCTGCTTGCCACCCTGGACGCCATCCAAAACGAAACCTGCATCACCATCCCGGAGGGCATGGCGGCGGAATTCCTGGAGGCCAAGCGGGGCGGCAAGGTCACGTATGAAACCGTGTGCGAATACATGGACAAGCAGATTTCCAAGGCGGTCCTGGGCCAGACCGCATCCACCGAAGGCACCCCCGGCAAGCTGGGCAATGAGGATTCCCAGGAAGCGGTCCGCCAGGACATCCTGAAGGCGGACGCGGATCTTTTGGCCGAATGCCTGAACGAAAGCCTCATCCCCTGGATGGTGGACTACAACTATTCCGGCGTCACCGAATATCCCCGGATGTGGTTCCGGGTGGAGCCCGAGCAGGATTTGAAAGCCCTGGCCGAACGGGACAAGACGCTGACCAAGGAAATCGGCGTCCGGGTTGATGACGATTACTGGTACGAAACCTACAACCTGCCCAGGCCCGAAAACGCCAAGGACGCCCAGAGCCCCTTGTATGAGTACCACTTCAAGTACGGCACGATCAGCAAAAACGAAGCCCGCGATCGCCTGGGCCTGGAGCCAAGGCCGGGCGGCGATGAGCTGATCACGCCCGAAGCCATGCAAGGCATTATGGCGGAGGCCGAAAAACAGAACGGCGCCGCGGAATTCGCCGAGGCCGTGATCGAGTTGTCGGAGGAAAGTTTCCAGCGGGATCTGGACGCCAGGGCGGATTCCCGCGTGAAGGAAGCCGCGTCCCTGATGGAAGCCTGGCTCGGGCAGATTTCCGGGTTTGTCCGTGGGGCCGGTTCCCTCAAGAAGGCGGCCGCCAAAATAGACTCCCTGTCCATGGACTCCGCATCCATTGCCGAAGCCCTGGCCGCGTCCCTGATGGAAGCCGACGCCCTGGGCGTTGAATCCGTGGAATCCGAGGCCGATTTTTCCGAGGCGGAATGGGGGCCGGGGACTCCTTTCAAGGAAGCCATGGACTACTTCCGGGACAAGGCTTTCCGCATCGCGGGCGTGGCCAGCGCCGATTTGCTGGCCATGGTCAAGGCCGAAATCCTCAAGGCCATGGAGGAAGGCTCCACCCTGGAAAATTTCATGAAGGCCATGCCGGCCCTTTTTGAAAGCAAGGGCTACAAGGCATTGAGGCCCTGGCGGGTGAACACCATCTGGCGCACGAACATGCAGGTCAGCTATCAGGGCGGGCGGTTTAGGCAGTTGACCACCCCGGCCATGAAGGCGGCCCGGCCTTATTGGCGGTATATGGCCGTCCTGGACGCAAGCTCCCGGCCGGAGCACGCGGCCATGCACGGCAAGATATTCCGGTGGGATCACCCTGTCTGGGAAAAGTGGTATCCGCCCAACGGCTTTAACTGCCGCTGCACGGTCGTGGCTGTGTCCGCCCGGGAGATCGCCCGCAACAAGTGGAAGGTCGAAACGGTGGACCCCACCAACACCCTGATCGAACCCGTGGACCCGGCCACCGGCCACACCATGCCCGCCCGGTATCTCATCCCCGATCCGGGATGGGCGAACATGCCTTTCAAGGAGGCCGCGTAA